A window of Staphylococcus lloydii genomic DNA:
ATGGCATTTTGTACACCTTTCCGTTCATCCGTTGCAAATTCACTTTGATCGATTTCTTCTTCTGACAAATATTGCATTAAAGATGATTTGACCTCAGCAATACTCAGTTTAGTCAAGATAATCACGCTCAATTTCGCTAAATATATCAAAGGTATAAGTACCTATTTTAGCATTTCTAATTTCATTTATAATTAACTCAATGACCGCTTCATAATCTACTTCATTACCTCTTTGTAACAGTCCACGTCTACGACCAATCGCTTCAAACCACGCAATATTATCGTCATCTTGTGACACATCCACATTGTAATGCTTTACTAAATTATCATAATCATGTTCTCTTAAAAATTCTAAACCATAGATAGCCACTTCATCTAAATGTACAATACTGTCCTTAATGGCACCTGTAATACTTAATTTTTTACCTACTAATTGATCTTCGAATTTTGGCCATAGTATTCCTGGAGTATCTAATAACTGTAATGATTTGCCTATTTTTATCCATTGTTGTTGTTTCGTTACACCTGGCGTATTACCAGTTTTAGCGATGGCTCTATTGGCTAACTTATTTATCAACGTAGATTTACCAACATTCGGTATTCCGACAATCATAGCTCTAATCGCGCGTGGTTTTAAACCTTTACTACGTTCTCGTGCAAATTTTTCTTCAGTCGCTTTTATCGCAGCTTGTTCAACTTGTTTGAGGTTTTTACCATGCTTGGCATCGACAGCTACTGGATAAAACCCTTGTTCCTCAAAATACGTTGCCCACTTTTCTAGTTCTGCTAGATTTGCCATATCTTTTTTATTTAAAATAACCACTCTTGGTTTTTGCTGTATGACTTCATCAATCATTGGGTTTCTTGAACTATATGGAATACGTGCGTCTACAAGTTCAAAAACAACATCGACCTTTTTCAATTGTTCAGTCACTTGTCTTTTGGCTTTGGCCATATGGCCCGGATACCATTGAATTACCATAACTTTCACCTTTTCTTAATTTATATTTTCACTTGAACTATACTTTTTAGTGTTAGAAGTATCTATTTTATTTTAATATGTAACGCTATAATATGATACCATTTCTATAAGTATTTTAAGTTAAGTAATAGCGTAAAAAACACGCACATTAATTTTATCAACTTAATTTATAACCTTTATATATAAAAAATTGTCGGGAGCAACAATTATGAAACGAAAAGTACTGTATATGCTTGTATTTATTGCCATCGCAATAATTGGCCATAGTTATATAATTTATAGATACATACATGATGGCATACTTTTTACAGGGCCAAATGATGGTTTAGAACAGATGATTCCTATCCAAATGTTTTTATACGATCATTGGAGTCACGGTTCATGGTTCTACGCATCTAATTTTGGATTAGGTGGCGATTTTTTCACAGACTTAAGTTACTACTTTTCCACTAATATATTATTTATTTCCAATGTGATTGGTGTGTTTATTTTAAAACATCTAATTCATATAGATACAAATAACGTAGCGTTTTGGACGGCTAATGCATTAGTCATGTCAATAATCAAATCATTTTTAGCATTACTAGTAACATTTGCTTTTGCTAAATATATAACACTAAATCGAAAGATAGCGGTATTAGCAGCTTCACTATTCGTTATTTCACCGCTATATTTTAGGTTTACTGTATATTGGCCATTTTTCAGCGATATTTTTATTTTATTACCACTACTATTACTTTCAATTGAAAAATATATTCAACAAAGAAAAATCGGGTTGCTACTTATAGTAATCATTTTGTCTTTAATAAATAATTTTTATTTTGCATATTACCAATTACTAGTGGGTATTATTTATTTAGCAATACGACTCATTTTCAAACATCAGCAAGATATTAAGCTGCACTTTCGTGATTATGTCACACTATGTATTGTTGCGGTTTTAGGTTTAGGTAGCAGTTTGTTTTTCTTTTTCCACGGCATTCAAAGTTATCTAGGTAACAGAAGAATTCCATTTAACGGTAACGTTGATTTATTTGAAAAATTGGATAGAAACACAAATATTTTTTACGATAATTACTTAATTGTCATACTCTATATAACAATACAAGCACTCTTGTCATTTAAATTATATAAACATTTTTACTTTAGATTATTTGCTATTTTGACAATGATTACGATTGTTGCGAGTTTTATTCCATTTGTAGATCAACTTTTTAACGGTATGTCTGCAC
This region includes:
- the ylqF gene encoding ribosome biogenesis GTPase YlqF, which gives rise to MVIQWYPGHMAKAKRQVTEQLKKVDVVFELVDARIPYSSRNPMIDEVIQQKPRVVILNKKDMANLAELEKWATYFEEQGFYPVAVDAKHGKNLKQVEQAAIKATEEKFARERSKGLKPRAIRAMIVGIPNVGKSTLINKLANRAIAKTGNTPGVTKQQQWIKIGKSLQLLDTPGILWPKFEDQLVGKKLSITGAIKDSIVHLDEVAIYGLEFLREHDYDNLVKHYNVDVSQDDDNIAWFEAIGRRRGLLQRGNEVDYEAVIELIINEIRNAKIGTYTFDIFSEIERDYLD